GGGCCCGTGACTCCATCTCGTGGGTCACCGGCCGCTCCTTGTTGAACTGCGCGACCACCAGTCCGAGCGCTACCATACCTTCCCGTCGGTTTCGGCACCTAAAAGAACTGCCGAAAGGCCGCTCGTGCCGCAACCCGTTCGACTCGCTCAGGCCGCCGCCTTCGCTTCGTCGAAGTCACAGCGTCACGTCACTCCGCTCGTGCCGCAACCCGTTCGACTCGCTCAGGCCGCCGCCTTCGCTTCGTCGAAGTCACAGCGTCACGTCACTCCGCTCGTGCCGCAACCCGTTCGACTCGCTCAGGCCGCCGCCTTCGCTTCGTCGAAGTCACAGCGTCACGTCACTCCGCTCGTGCCGCAACCCGTTCGACTCGCTCAGGCCGCCGCCTTCGCTTCGTCGAAGTCACAGCGTCACGTCACTCCGCTCGTGCCGCAACCCGTTCGACTCGCTCAGGCCGCCGCCTTCGCTTCGTCGAACGTCCCGTCGAACTCGCCGTTCTCCAGTCGTTCGTTGAACATTCGGGCATCCTCGCCCTCGACGGTGACGCCGAGTGACGCACAGGTGCCGGCGACCTCCTTTGCGGCGTTACGCGCGTCGTACGCCAGGAGGTCGGGGAGCTTCTGTTCGGCGACCGTTTTGAGCTGTTCGGCGCTCATGTCGGCGACGAACTCCTCGTTGGGCTCGCCCGAGCCGGTCTCGAACCCGAGTTCGTCCTTGATCAGCGCGGCCGTCGGCGGGACGCCGACCTCGATACCGAACGAGCCGTCGTCGTCGTAGTCGACGGTGACGGGGACTTCCGTCCCGTCGAACGCCGCCGTCTGCTCGTTGATCTCGTTGACGACCGCCTGCACGTCGACCGGGGTCGGGCCGAGTTCGGGGCCGAGCGGCGGCCCGGGGTTGGCCTGCCCGCCGGGGACGAGTACTTCGATAGTTCCAGCCATATACGGATTGAGTGTCGCGGTGGTTTTAAGGGTTGTCGATTCGGGCCGGCATGGTAGCCGCACGCACCCGACGGGCGCGGGCTCAGGGTATGGCGACGCCGTGTCGGGCGAGGTACTGGCTTACGTCCTTGATCGCGAGTGGGCTCCCGATGATGCGGGCGGTCGCCTCCTCGTCGGTGACGGTGACGGGGAACTCGGACTCGAGGTCGCGGTGAAGCCCGTCGGGCGTATCGGGCGGGAGGACGATCTGGGTGCTGTCGCGGAGGCTGGCGGGGTCGGCCATCGGTATGTGAGTGGTTCCGCCTGTTGATGAAGCTGTTGAAGCGGGGGGATCGGCGCCGGGGGCGCCTCGATCCGATCCGACCCGGTCCGACCCGACCTGACCCGGTCCGACCCGACCCGACCCGACCCGATCAGGCGTTGACCACCAGGATTCCGAACACCGCCGCCGCGATGAGACCCACGCTGACCGTTCTGAACCCGTAGCCGAAAACCGTCGAGAAGACGAGATGGAAGACGCCCACGAACGCGACCCCGGCACAGAGCAGCGTGGCCGCGAGGGCCCGTTTGCCGTCCATACGCCCGATACGGACGGGGGGCACATATGACTGTGTGTCCCGACGCCCGGGGGTCGATCGTCGCGGAATCGCGCGCACCCGACGCTGGACGGGTCCCAACCGAACGCCTTTTTCGGCACCGACGATACGTCTCCCCTAATGGGGCTCAAAGAGGAGATCGAGGCGATCGAGGCGGAGATCGCCGACACCCCGTACAACAAATCGACCGAACAGCACATCGGTCGGCTGAAGGCCAAGCTGTCGGAAAAAAAAGAGAAGCTGGAGCGCCAGCAGTCCTCCGGGAGCGGCGGCGGCGGATACGCCGTCGAGAAACACGGCGACGCGACGGTCGCGCTCGTCGGGTTTCCATCCGTCGGCAAATCGACGCTCCTCAACGCCCTGACGAACGCCGACAGCGAGGTCGGCTCCTACGAGTTCACGACGCTGGATGTCAACCCCGGGATGCTCGATTACCGCGGCGCGAACATCCAGTTGCTCGACGTGCCGGGGCTCATCGAGGGAGCCGCCGAGAACCGCGGCGGCGGCCAGGCGGTCCTCTCGGTCGTCCGAACCGCCGATTTGGTGTTGTTCGTCCTCTCGGCGTTCGAGATCGACCAGTACGAACGGCTGTATCAGGAGTTGTACAAGAACAAGGTCAGACTCGACACGGAGCCCGTCCAGGTCAACATCCGCAAGAAAATCAAGGGGGGTATCAACCTCACCACCTCGGACCGGGTGAGCCTCGACGACGAGACGATCATGGGCGTCCTCCGGGAGTACGACTACGTCAACGCCGACGTGACGATCCGGGAGGACCTCACGATCGATCAGTTGGTCGACTCGCTGCAGGACAACCGCGAGTACCTCCCCTCGGCCGTCGCGGTCAACAAGGTCGACCTGATCGACCCGAGCTACGTCGAGACGGTCAAGGAGAACCTCCGACGCCACGACATCGACCCCGAGGACACCGTATTTATCAGTGCGGAGGACGGTCGCGGTCTCGACTCCCTGAAAGAAACCGTCTGGAACGACCTCGGACTCATCCGCATCTACATGGACAAGCCGGGCCGCGGCGTCGACCGCGAGGAGCCGCTCATCCTGACCGAGACGCAAAACACCGTCGACGACGCGTTGCACAAACTCGGCGGCAGCTTCGAGGACCGCTTTCGGTTCGCCCGCGTGAGCGGCCCCTCGGCGAAGCACGACGACCAGCAGGTCGGCCGCGATCACGAACTCTGGGACGAGGACGTCCTCCGGATCGTCGCCCGGAAGTGAGACGGACCCGTGGATGAAAGCGCCGTTCGGAGGCGCGAGGAGTCAAAAACGCCGTCATGAGGGGTGGAGTTATTTGCATCGGTGGGGTACGACCCGACATGAAGCTCAAACGTCCCAGCCGCCCCCGGGGGTTCCGGGTAGCCGACTCCGCCCAGCAGCTCGTCGGCGGGTTCCTGCTGGCTGGGCCGTTCGTCGTCACCGAAGAGGTGTGGGTGCTGGCCGCCAACATGAGCGTCTTTCACGCCCTGGCGACGGTCGGTGTGGTGTTCGCCATCGGGTACGCGACCCTTTATAAAGCGGACACCAACCGGGATCCCGACGACGAGCAGAACGTCGGCGGGATTCCGCTCCGGTTCATTTCGTTGATGCTCGTCTCGTTCGGTTCGGTAGTGATCCTGGCGGCGCTGTTCGACGCTCCTGACACCTTCCTCCGAGGAACCGAGTCGAACGGCGCAATCGCCGTGACGATATTTAAAACCGTGAGCGTCGGCGCGATCTTCAGCGTCGTGGGTGCGGCGACGGCCGACAGCGTCTTTTCGCAGTGAGGGCGCTCCGATGCGGCGGTCGCCCGCGACCGACACGCATCTGCCGGCAGACGCCTGTGCGGCCCGCCGGCAGCCGACGATAAGACATATACCCCTCGTGGTGTATCGTTGCGGTAATGTCGCTCTCCACGCAGTCGCTCACCGAGTTCTCGGTGTTGCCCTACACCGACGTGCTCGCGTGGATCGTGATGGCGGTCTTCGTCGCCGGCGTCGTGTTGGACCGACGGGACCGACGCGATCTCGCCGTTCCGGTGACGGCGGGCGCGTGGGGACTGTTCGCCGTGTTCTGGTTCCTCCTGATACACCACTTCGCGTTGATCCACCGGAGCGCGATCCAGACGGTCCTCGTCGTCGTCGCCGTCCCGGCCTGTCTGTACGTCGGGTGGCAACTCTACGGCGGTCGCGAGTCGTTGTTGACGCTCTCTCGGGCGATCGCATTCATGACGATCATCTACCTGCCGTTCGAGACCTCCTACGTCGCCCGACGGGTGTTGATCGAGACCGTCGCGACCCAGACGGCGGCCGTGATCGACGTACTCGGCATCGGAGAGGGCGTTCGGTTCGTCGAGGACCCGACCGGCGAGACGACGTTTATGAACACCTTCTGGTTCCCGGAAACGGGGCAGGCCTCCCGTATCGTCTTCGCCTGCACCGGGATCGGATCGATAGCGATCTTCGGCGGCCTGATCGCCGCCGTCGACGCCGCGCGCCCGAAGAAAGCGATCGCAGCCACGGTGTCGATCGCGGTCATCTGGGTCCTCAACATCGGCCGGAACGTCTTCATCGCCGTGGCCAACGGCTACCAGTGGTTTGCGATCCAGTGGCTCGAGGGCCCGGTCATGCTCCTGTTCGGGCTCTCGGACGCATCGCGCGTCTCGTTTTTCGTCGCGGACCGGATCCTCTCGCAGGGGCTTGCGGTGTTCGCACTCGTCGGCATTGCCTTCCTCGTCTCGCGGTGGGTGCCGGAGCTGCTCGACATCGGCGAGGAACTGCTCTCCGTGCTCTTGGGCCGGGACGTCCGTCTCCGGACGCCGGAAACCGCACCCGACGGGGGTGAGAGCGAACGGTGAACGACAGCGGGGACGACGGCGGCGGGAAAGCCGGTGGGGTCACCCGGCGCCGCGTGTTGCTCGGTGGCGGCGCGTCGGTCGCCACCGTCGGCGGCGCGAAGGCGCTGTACAACACCGTCCTCGGATACGGCCGGTTCGGCATGGGGACGAACCTCGAAGAACAGGACCTCGCCGCGCTCGCGGCCGAGCGACTGGTGCCGACGTACGAGGAATCGATCGGTGGGACCCGCGTCCGGCTCGCGGGCGACGGGATCGTCGTGGACGGCGAGACCACCCTGTCGTTCGACGACGACCCCGCCGATGTCGAGGAACTCGACTCGCGGCTCGGATTCGGGGGCCGTCTCCGCGAGTTGTTCGCCGACGCCGCCGCCGTCCGGGCCGGAACGTACGCCTTCGAGTTCCACGATCCGCCGGCGTTCTTCGACCGGATGGACGACGGCGAACCGCGGCCGGAGGTCGTCACCGCGATCCGTACGAACTGGGACCGGACCGTCGATCCGGGGCTCGTCGGGCGGTTCGCCGGGGTCGACCCCTCGGACCCGGCGGCCGTCGTCGAGGGACTCGTCGGCGGGTTCCGCGAACACACCCACTACGACGTTCCGCGGTATCTCGCCGGTTCGATAGAGGACAACGTCATCCTGGGGGCGGCCGACCTCCGGCAGTACTTCGAGGACGCGGTCGAATTCGAGGCGCTGCTCGAATCCGACGGGACCGGGATCTTCTGCTGGGAGTTGGTGTATCGGTCGATCGAGGCCCTACACGCCGTTTCGCCGGCCCGTCAGGCTGCTCCGATCGCCGCCTGTTACGTGATCGATAGGCGACACAAACACGCGTTCACGGGCCTTCTGGGCGCGATCCGCGTCGACGACGGCCTCCGGTTCCCGATGACGTTCGTCGATTACACCCACACGACGATGTACGACGACTTCCGGCTGACGGGCGTGTTGGGCGAGGGACTCGACGCGTACAACGACCGCCACCGGGCGTCGGAGATCTACTGGTGAGCGGCGCTCAGACGGGGTCCGGAAGGGCCTCCGGGGGCGCACCGGCCAGTTCGACGAGTGCGTCGCGTTCGACGACGTGGAGGTCACCCGGAACGACGAGCAGGTGCAGCGGATCACCGAAGGACCGGCCGGCGAGGGCCTCGAGCCGGTCGGCCGCCACGAGGGGGTCCGGAGCGCCGGCGCGGGCGACGACGACGCCGATCCCGTCGAGGTCCTCGGCGAGCCGCCCCGCCGCGTGGTCGGCGGTCATGTACGCCTCGTGGTCGGGGTCCGGGCCGGACGGTCCGATGCCGACTTTGATGTCGAGATAGACGAGCGTGTGGAGTCCCCGCTCGCGGTTGTCGGCGATCGTATCGAGGACGCTGCCGGGGACGCCGTCCCCGCCGTGGGCGTAGGGGAACGGCAGCGTCGTCGCCTTGCCGAACCGGTAGTTCTGCAGGCCACTCAGCGAGGCGGCCGCCGCGTCGGCGGTCGTTCCATGTACGATTCGGGTGTCGATCCCACGGTCGGCTGCTCGCAGGCGCAAGTCGACGTGGGTCGTCGAGATCATCGTATCGCCGGCGGTGAGGAAGACTGCGTCGCCCGACTCGGCGGCTTCAAGGATCGCCTCGGGGTCTTCCTCGACGTCGGGGCGATCCCGGACGTCGATCTCCACGCCGTGATACGATTCGAGTTCGCCGACGGTCGCGCCCGCCAGCGTACTGGTGTAGAACTCCGCGAAGACGCGGTCGGCATCGGCGATGGCCGCTTCGCCGTCGGCCGCGACCGACCGCTCGTCGTAGAGCCCGAGTCCGACGAATGTAAGCATACGCAGTTTCGGCACCGCCGACGCAAAAGCCCCGCGCTTCGGGGAACGAGAGCCCCCGACGCCGGTCGTGGGAACTGGAACAATATTTATTATAGACCGTCGCCGCTGCGCGCCACAGAGCGGAATAGCACGAATAGCACAATACAGCTGAAACGGCTGAATACGCCGGTGTTAGCCCCGAAATAGGCGAAACATTTAAATAGTTTTCGCACTAACATTATATCAGGAACGGTCCGCCCCGGGTTCTTCGGTTTTCCCGCCTCCGGAGACGGACGTAACCCATCACATCATGAGCAACACTGAACTCAGAACCCACGTAG
The genomic region above belongs to Natronomonas moolapensis 8.8.11 and contains:
- a CDS encoding 50S ribosomal protein L11, which produces MAGTIEVLVPGGQANPGPPLGPELGPTPVDVQAVVNEINEQTAAFDGTEVPVTVDYDDDGSFGIEVGVPPTAALIKDELGFETGSGEPNEEFVADMSAEQLKTVAEQKLPDLLAYDARNAAKEVAGTCASLGVTVEGEDARMFNERLENGEFDGTFDEAKAAA
- a CDS encoding VNG_1110C family protein; the encoded protein is MADPASLRDSTQIVLPPDTPDGLHRDLESEFPVTVTDEEATARIIGSPLAIKDVSQYLARHGVAIP
- a CDS encoding OBG GTPase family GTP-binding protein, coding for MGLKEEIEAIEAEIADTPYNKSTEQHIGRLKAKLSEKKEKLERQQSSGSGGGGYAVEKHGDATVALVGFPSVGKSTLLNALTNADSEVGSYEFTTLDVNPGMLDYRGANIQLLDVPGLIEGAAENRGGGQAVLSVVRTADLVLFVLSAFEIDQYERLYQELYKNKVRLDTEPVQVNIRKKIKGGINLTTSDRVSLDDETIMGVLREYDYVNADVTIREDLTIDQLVDSLQDNREYLPSAVAVNKVDLIDPSYVETVKENLRRHDIDPEDTVFISAEDGRGLDSLKETVWNDLGLIRIYMDKPGRGVDREEPLILTETQNTVDDALHKLGGSFEDRFRFARVSGPSAKHDDQQVGRDHELWDEDVLRIVARK
- a CDS encoding DUF2391 family protein yields the protein MKLKRPSRPRGFRVADSAQQLVGGFLLAGPFVVTEEVWVLAANMSVFHALATVGVVFAIGYATLYKADTNRDPDDEQNVGGIPLRFISLMLVSFGSVVILAALFDAPDTFLRGTESNGAIAVTIFKTVSVGAIFSVVGAATADSVFSQ
- the artA gene encoding archaeosortase A, producing the protein MSLSTQSLTEFSVLPYTDVLAWIVMAVFVAGVVLDRRDRRDLAVPVTAGAWGLFAVFWFLLIHHFALIHRSAIQTVLVVVAVPACLYVGWQLYGGRESLLTLSRAIAFMTIIYLPFETSYVARRVLIETVATQTAAVIDVLGIGEGVRFVEDPTGETTFMNTFWFPETGQASRIVFACTGIGSIAIFGGLIAAVDAARPKKAIAATVSIAVIWVLNIGRNVFIAVANGYQWFAIQWLEGPVMLLFGLSDASRVSFFVADRILSQGLAVFALVGIAFLVSRWVPELLDIGEELLSVLLGRDVRLRTPETAPDGGESER
- the dph5 gene encoding diphthine synthase, whose translation is MLTFVGLGLYDERSVAADGEAAIADADRVFAEFYTSTLAGATVGELESYHGVEIDVRDRPDVEEDPEAILEAAESGDAVFLTAGDTMISTTHVDLRLRAADRGIDTRIVHGTTADAAAASLSGLQNYRFGKATTLPFPYAHGGDGVPGSVLDTIADNRERGLHTLVYLDIKVGIGPSGPDPDHEAYMTADHAAGRLAEDLDGIGVVVARAGAPDPLVAADRLEALAGRSFGDPLHLLVVPGDLHVVERDALVELAGAPPEALPDPV